The Saccharothrix variisporea genome has a segment encoding these proteins:
- a CDS encoding PTS transporter subunit EIIC: MSASAPQATGGREIKGLAGLQRFGRSLMLPIAVLPAAGLLLRLGQPDLLGKDGLGWNQVAAVIGNAGDALFANLPLLFAVGIAVGFARRGDGSTGLAAVVGYVVLTGVFKAMSPLVLDQPADPNAKPVLINYGVLGGIVVGLLTAVLWQRYHRIKLPPYLAFFGGRRFVPILVAGVMVVLGVLMGLIYPWFNEGLKAVGEAVTGSTIIGAGIYGVVNRLLIPLGLHHIVNNIVWFQFGEYQGKTGDIPRFLAGDPSAGTFQTGFFPIFMFALPAAALAIIVTARPAQRKIIAGIMGSAALTAIITGVTEPLEFAFMFVAWPLYVIHAVLTGTSLAIANALDIHDGFSFSAGAIDYALNFGIAQKPLLIIVLGLIYAVVYFFLFRFVITKWNLRTPGRDDDEDPEADPSVVESSGGGKTDKADKKEGRSGAAAS, translated from the coding sequence ATGAGCGCCAGCGCCCCTCAGGCGACCGGCGGCCGTGAGATCAAGGGACTCGCGGGTCTCCAGCGGTTCGGCCGCAGCCTCATGCTGCCGATCGCCGTCCTGCCCGCCGCCGGTCTGCTGCTGCGGCTGGGCCAGCCCGACCTGCTCGGCAAGGACGGGCTGGGTTGGAACCAGGTCGCGGCCGTCATCGGCAACGCGGGTGACGCGCTGTTCGCCAACCTGCCGCTGCTGTTCGCGGTGGGCATCGCGGTCGGGTTCGCCCGCCGCGGCGACGGCTCCACCGGTCTGGCCGCGGTGGTCGGGTACGTGGTGCTGACGGGTGTGTTCAAGGCGATGTCACCGCTGGTCCTGGACCAGCCGGCGGACCCGAACGCCAAGCCCGTGCTGATCAACTACGGCGTGCTCGGCGGCATCGTCGTCGGTCTGCTGACCGCGGTCCTGTGGCAGCGGTACCACCGCATCAAGCTGCCTCCCTACCTGGCGTTCTTCGGCGGGCGGCGGTTCGTGCCGATCCTGGTCGCGGGCGTCATGGTCGTCCTCGGCGTGCTGATGGGCCTGATCTACCCGTGGTTCAACGAGGGCCTCAAGGCCGTCGGTGAGGCCGTCACGGGCAGCACCATCATCGGCGCGGGCATCTACGGCGTCGTCAACCGCCTGCTGATCCCGCTGGGCCTGCACCACATCGTCAACAACATCGTGTGGTTCCAGTTCGGCGAGTACCAGGGCAAGACCGGCGACATCCCGCGCTTCCTGGCGGGCGACCCGTCCGCGGGCACGTTCCAGACCGGCTTCTTCCCGATCTTCATGTTCGCCCTCCCGGCGGCGGCGCTGGCGATCATCGTCACCGCCCGGCCGGCGCAGCGGAAGATCATCGCGGGCATCATGGGCTCGGCGGCGTTGACCGCGATCATCACCGGCGTCACGGAGCCGCTGGAGTTCGCGTTCATGTTCGTGGCGTGGCCGCTGTACGTGATCCACGCGGTCCTGACCGGCACGTCGCTGGCGATCGCCAACGCGCTGGACATCCACGACGGCTTCAGCTTCTCCGCCGGCGCCATCGACTACGCGCTCAACTTCGGCATCGCGCAGAAGCCGCTCCTGATCATCGTGCTGGGCCTGATCTACGCGGTGGTCTACTTCTTCCTGTTCCGGTTCGTCATCACCAAGTGGAACCTGCGCACGCCGGGCCGCGACGACGACGAGGACCCCGAGGCCGACCCGAGCGTCGTGGAGAGCTCCGGCGGCGGCAAGACCGACAAGGCTGACAAGAAGGAAGGCCGGTCCGGCGCGGCAGCGTCCTGA
- a CDS encoding GntR family transcriptional regulator yields MNRDEIVDGPKPKHAQLRDILRRMAEQELPPGSPIPSERDLAQRYRVSRITVRAAVGQLVAEGLLTRAKGRGTFTARRRMDVQLYLESFTDDMRRRGLTPATEVLRCADEVPPPAAATALGLPPHEPASHVVRLRRADGVPLAVERGWYSRRVVPDLHRHDLSGSLYSLLADTYGVQLDHAGQTVWAEGADPETARLLGVRTGSPLLVFRRVTSSAGRPVEDMTSWYRGDLYQVTMQLDRTVPESGPFSAKGGNP; encoded by the coding sequence ATGAACCGCGACGAGATCGTCGACGGGCCCAAGCCCAAGCACGCCCAGCTCCGCGACATCCTGCGGCGCATGGCGGAGCAGGAGCTGCCTCCCGGCTCCCCCATCCCGTCCGAGCGCGACCTCGCCCAGCGGTACCGGGTGTCCCGGATCACGGTGCGCGCCGCGGTCGGCCAGCTCGTCGCCGAAGGCCTGCTGACCAGGGCGAAGGGGCGGGGCACGTTCACCGCCCGGCGCCGGATGGACGTCCAGCTCTACCTGGAGTCGTTCACCGACGACATGCGCAGGCGCGGGCTGACCCCCGCGACCGAGGTGCTCAGGTGCGCCGACGAGGTCCCGCCGCCCGCGGCGGCCACCGCGCTCGGCCTGCCACCGCACGAGCCCGCGAGCCACGTCGTCCGCCTGCGGCGGGCCGACGGGGTGCCGCTGGCCGTGGAGCGCGGCTGGTACAGCCGGCGGGTCGTCCCCGACCTGCACCGGCACGACCTGTCCGGCTCCCTCTACTCGCTGCTCGCCGACACCTACGGCGTCCAGCTCGACCACGCGGGGCAGACGGTCTGGGCCGAAGGCGCGGACCCGGAGACCGCGAGGTTGCTGGGCGTGCGCACCGGCAGTCCGCTGCTGGTCTTCCGCCGGGTCACCAGCTCCGCTGGTCGACCGGTGGAGGACATGACGTCCTGGTACCGGGGCGATCTCTACCAGGTGACCATGCAACTGGACCGGACCGTCCCGGAATCCGGCCCTTTCTCCGCCAAGGGAGGTAACCCATGA
- a CDS encoding glucose PTS transporter subunit EIIB, with protein sequence MADDKAAGILAALGGADNIIEIEPCITRLRCELEDGSVVDEPALKKLGAHGVMRSGNVVQVVVGPEADTIASDIEDLL encoded by the coding sequence GTGGCGGACGACAAGGCGGCTGGGATCCTCGCCGCACTCGGTGGGGCGGACAACATCATCGAGATCGAGCCGTGCATCACGCGGCTGCGCTGCGAGCTGGAGGACGGCTCGGTCGTGGACGAGCCCGCGCTGAAGAAGCTGGGCGCGCACGGCGTCATGCGGTCGGGCAACGTCGTCCAGGTGGTCGTGGGGCCCGAGGCCGACACCATCGCCAGCGACATCGAGGACCTCCTGTGA
- a CDS encoding PTS sugar transporter subunit IIA, whose product MTLRVASPVSGRVVPLTEVPDPVFAQAMVGPGVAVEPDRVAGEVVAPVDGTVVTLHPHAFVVATGDGAAVLVHLGIDTVKRKGEGFTLHVVKGEAVRVGQPVVTWDPAEIEAAGFAPICPVIALDAGADALLDQAGGPVAAGDSLFSWTR is encoded by the coding sequence GTGACGCTGCGGGTGGCCAGTCCGGTCAGCGGGCGGGTGGTGCCGCTGACCGAGGTGCCGGACCCGGTGTTCGCGCAGGCGATGGTCGGGCCGGGCGTCGCCGTGGAGCCCGACCGGGTCGCCGGCGAGGTGGTCGCCCCCGTGGACGGCACGGTCGTCACGCTGCACCCGCACGCGTTCGTCGTGGCCACGGGCGACGGTGCGGCGGTGCTGGTGCACCTGGGCATCGACACCGTGAAGCGCAAGGGCGAGGGCTTCACCCTGCACGTGGTGAAGGGTGAGGCGGTCCGGGTGGGGCAGCCGGTCGTGACGTGGGACCCGGCCGAGATCGAGGCCGCCGGCTTCGCCCCGATCTGCCCGGTGATCGCGCTGGACGCCGGTGCGGACGCGTTGCTCGACCAGGCCGGCGGGCCGGTGGCGGCGGGCGACAGCCTCTTCTCCTGGACGCGCTGA
- a CDS encoding prepilin peptidase translates to MPLLLALLGVLLSVIDFRHRRLPDSLTLPAYPLVGGVLWACGADLGRALAGGLAYFGLHWVVHLTSPASMGGGDVKLSGPLGAVLGAVSWTALPVGAVLASAITLAVSLARPRDGPPHGPGLVGATWLVSLAGG, encoded by the coding sequence ATGCCGCTCTTACTCGCCTTGCTGGGTGTGCTGCTGTCCGTCATCGACTTCCGGCACCGACGCCTGCCCGATTCCCTGACCCTGCCCGCGTATCCGCTGGTGGGCGGCGTGTTGTGGGCGTGCGGCGCGGATCTCGGGCGGGCGCTGGCGGGCGGGTTGGCGTACTTCGGGCTGCACTGGGTGGTGCACCTGACGTCGCCCGCGTCGATGGGCGGGGGAGACGTCAAGCTGTCCGGGCCGCTGGGTGCGGTGCTGGGCGCGGTCTCGTGGACGGCGTTACCGGTGGGTGCGGTCCTGGCGAGCGCCATCACACTCGCCGTGTCGTTGGCCAGGCCACGGGACGGACCTCCGCACGGTCCCGGTCTGGTCGGCGCCACGTGGCTGGTCTCACTGGCCGGCGGGTAA